A window of the Gouania willdenowi unplaced genomic scaffold, fGouWil2.1 scaffold_354_arrow_ctg1, whole genome shotgun sequence genome harbors these coding sequences:
- the LOC114459825 gene encoding uncharacterized protein LOC114459825 has protein sequence MHSLLKVPNGNRMYRGGVRVRGGRGAGQGGRGGRGGVQGGRARQPRTIITDEMRATVIDHVIVHGMSLREAGLRVQPNLSRFSVSTIIRAFRQHNRVERLPHHGGRAPLFTAQQEILIVDMVRENNIIRLREIKERVIADNINFGGIDRVSLATIDRVLRRQKLRMKQAYRVPFERNSDRIKELRFQYVQRILGLDAMMRQHEYIFLDEAGFNLTKRRRRGRNIIGQRAIVDVPGQRGGNITLCAAMTSEGLLHRQALLGSFNTQRLLTFLGDLRDILIDREQQNLVPAQPPPIYVIIWDNVSFHRTNQIREWFNIHQQFLNVCLPPYSPFLNPIEEFFSSWRWKVYDRQPYSRENLLRAMDLACDDVGDYSGWVRHARAFFPRCLARENIACDVDEVLWPDPTRRRDAQARAQSPAQPPPQAPAQAPPQAPAQAPPQTP, from the exons ATGCACAGTTTGCTGAAGGTGCCAAACGGCAACAGAATGTACAGAGGCGGAGTTCGTGTCAGAGGAGGGCGAGGAGCAGGCCAAGGAGGGcgaggagggagaggaggagtgCAAGGAGGAAGAGCAAGACAACCACGTACAATCATCACAGATGAAATGCGAGCTACTGTCATTGACCATGTCATTGTCCATGGAATGTCACTGAGAGAAGCTGGACTAAGAGTCCAACCCAACCTCAGCAGGTTCTCAGTGTCCACCATAATTCGGGCATTCAGACAACACAACAG GGTTGAAAGATTGCCACATCATGGTGGAAGGGCTCCCCTATTTACAGCACAGCAAGAGATCCTCATTGTGGACATGGTCCGGGAAAACAACATCATCAGACTCAGGGAAATAAAGGAGAGAGTCATAGCTGACAACATAAATTTTGGAGGTATTGACAGAGTCAGTTTGGCCACCATAGACAGAGTCCTCCGTCGCCAGAAGCTACGCATGAAGCAAGCTTATAGAGTTCCCTTTGAGCGTAACTCGGACAGAATCAAAGAGCTACGTTTCCAGTATGTGCAA AGAATCTTGGGGTTGGACGCCATGATGAGACAACATGAATACATCTTCCTGGATGAGGCTGGCTTCAACCTCACCAAGAGACGGAGGAGAGGCCGTAACATAATTGGCCAAAGAGCAATTGTGGACGTTCCTGGCCAACGTGGGGGGAATATCACCCTATGTGCAGCCATGACCTCAGAAGGGCTTCTCCACAGGCAGGCTCTCCTTGGGTCCTTCAACACCCAGCGTCTCCTCACATTCCTGGGAGACCTACGGGACATCCTGATTGACCGTGAGCAGCAGAATCTGGTTCCAGCACAGCCTCCTCCCATCTATGTCATCATCTGGGACAACGTCAGTTTTCACCGCACCAACCAGATAAGAGAGTGGTTCAATATACACCAACAATTCCTCAATGTATGTCTGCCACCCTACTCACCTTTCCTCAACCCCATAGAGGAGTTCTTCTCATCATGGCGGTGGAAGGTGTATGACCGGCAACCATATAGTAGAGAGAACCTCCTCAGGGCCATGGACCTGGCCTGTGATGATGTGGGGGATTACTCAGGCTGGGTCCGGCATGCCAGAGCTTTCTTCCCCCGCTGCCTGGCGAGGGAAAACATAGCCTGCGATGTGGACGAGGTCCTGTGGCCTGACCCCACCCGACGACGTGATGCGCAGGCCCGTGCACAGTCCCCCGCACAGCCCCCCCCACAGGCCCCCGCACAGGCCCCCCCACAGGCCCCTGCACAGGCCCCCCCACAGACCCCATAG